A stretch of Caenorhabditis elegans chromosome IV DNA encodes these proteins:
- the jmjd-1.2 gene encoding Lysine-specific demethylase 7 homolog (Confirmed by transcript evidence) encodes MDGNDINIQKNEFSRDQSALLMMDQHSDHKNHESAIGEPGMSYTASQPALSSTEHQTPLVSEASVAAPQNHLNGNSHESVSEMDRNSVDFAIESVLMKARAYNKMGAPKDPRRKQHNPKSEPKIEPHVTDSSDNQAAMSNKMEAEAPKMESNQNYVSNGSEPPFRFVSISNFDEMKTKKKEVQEELKLEVDSDSEEDDVPEQKTPKESDRCGGCGKFTHEDDLIALEEEKKKEKEKPLMSKKKSHHHKKNDFQWIGCDSCQTWYHFLCSGLEQFEYYLYEKFFCPKCVPHTGHSIRYKVVAPHRYRWYSPNEKHLGIEVGSKTWIEDFITRENTVPSPTDDEVCIVEDGYEFRREFEKLGGADNWGKVFMVKDMDGLNMTMPKPGFDLEDVVKIMGSDYEVDTIDVYNQSTYSMKLDTFRKLFRDTKNRPLLYNFLSLEFSDNNEMKEIAKPPRFVQEISMVNRLWPDVSGAEYIKLLQREEYLPEDQRPKVEQFCLAGMAGSYTDFHVDFGGSSVYYHILKGEKIFYIAAPTEQNFAAYQAHETSPDTTTWFGDIANGAVKRVVIKEGQTLLIPAGWIHAVLTPVDSLVFGGNFLHLGNLEMQMRVYHLENAIRKEIRSEEKFYFPNFELLHWMYMRNVLLEKITEANQEGSDMREQEKNIWTASQIMKAEMERWMDRELRLGPEKNAILPTDDKNKIMISVRKQIEIQTKIQNAKNKPMGLKQKRKSRESAERDDEDYCPSSSTAYKKKYTKKAKKDNDDAPKVKKAKKEEVPEEKVPVPEAAGPSEVTAPLTIKIGMGPTEDQKGVVQIFNNQCTSSGRKVKLNQNVADYCGSHLEARVEEIPEKATKSFRELDNELERCEAVHSGEKIKKVKEPKPPKQPKEKKEKPPPKKKEMSSRDRLMKKLKM; translated from the exons ATGGATGGTAATGAtataaatatacaaaaaaacgagttttctCGAGACCAATCAGCACTTCTAATGATGGATCAGCATTCCGACCATAAGAATCACGAATCGGCAATCGGCGAGCCAGGAATGTCATACACAGCCTCTCAACCGGCTCTTTCCTCTACTGAGCATCAAACGCCATTAGTTTCT GAAGCAAGCGTCGCAGCTCCTCAAAATCATTTGAATGGCAATTCCCATGAATCGGTTTCCGAAATGGATAGA AATTCGGTTGATTTTGCGATAGAATCAGTGCTCATGAAA GCGAGAGCTTACAACAAGATGGGCGCTCCAAAAGATCCGAGGAGAAAGCAGCACAATCCGAAGAGCGAGCCTAAAATCGAGCCACATGTGACAGATTCATCGGATAATCAGGCTGCAATGAGCAACAAGATGGAAGCGGAAGCGCCGAAGATGGAGTCAAATCAGAACTACGTCAGCAACGGATCTGAG CCTCCATTCCGTTTCGtttcaatttcgaatttcgacgaaatgaaaacaaaaaagaaagaagttcAAGAAGAATTGAAGCTTGAGGTGGACTCGGACAGTGAAGAAGATGATGTCCCAGAGCAGAAAACTCCAAAGGAATCGGATCGATGTGGAGGATGCGGAAAATTTACTCATGAAGATGATCTAATTGCTCTTgaagaggaaaagaagaaggaaaaggaaaagcCACTGATGAGCAAGAAGAAATCTCACCATCACAAGAAAAATGACTTCCAATGGATTGGCTGTGACTCTTGCCAAACCTGGTACCATTTTCTGTGCTCAGGCCTCGAGCAATTTGAGTATTACCTGTATGAGAAATTTTTCTGCCCCAAATGCGTTCCACATACCGGACATAGCATTC gaTACAAAGTCGTCGCCCCACATCGTTATCGCTGGTACAGTCCGAACGAGAAGCATCTCGGAATTGAAGTTGGCTCAAAAACTTGGATTGAGGATTTCATCACCAGAGAAAATACTGTTCCCTCACC AACCGACGATGAGGTTTGCATTGTCGAAGATGGCTACGAATTCCGCAGAGAATTCGAAAAACTCGGAGGAGCTGACAACTGGGGAAAAGTTTTTATGGTCAAAGACATGGACGGCCTCAATATGACAATGCCGAAGCCTGGATTCGATTTGGAGGATGTTGTGAAAATTATGGGATCGGATTATGAAGTGGACACGATCGATGTCTATAATCAGAGCACCTATTCGATGAAGCTTGATAcgttcagaaaactttttcgcGACACTAAAAACAGACCACTCTTGTACAATTTTCTGTCCCTTGAATTCTCGGACAATAATGA GATGAAAGAAATCGCTAAGCCGCCAAGATTTGTCCAGGAAATCTCAATGGTCAACCGCCTGTGGCCTGATGTCAGTGGAGCGGAGTACATTAAACTCCTCCAGAGAGAAGAATATCTTCCAGAAGATCAGCGACCAAAAGTGGAACAGTTTTGTCTCGCAGGAATGGCTGGATCTTATACGGATTTCCACGTGGACTTTGGTGGTAGTAGCGTCTACTATCACATTTTGAAG GGCGAGAAAATCTTCTACATCGCCGCGCCAACGGAGCAGAACTTTGCAGCTTATCAAGCACACGAGACATCTCCGGACACCACTACATGGTTCGGTGACATTGCCAACGGAGCTGTTAAGCGAGTTGTGATCAAGGAAGGTCAGACACTGCTCATCCCGGCTGGTTGGATTCACGCGGTTCTCACTCCAGTCGATTCGCTCGTTTTTGGAGGAAACTTCTTGCATTTGGGAAATCTTGAGATGCAAATGCGCGTGTACCATCTCGAAAACGCGATTCGTAAGGAAATTAGAAGCGAGGAGAAGTTCTACTTTCCGAATTTCGAACTTCTTCATTGGATGTACATGCGAAACGTCTTGCTTGAGAAGATTACAG AAGCCAATCAGGAAGGTTCTGACATGCGTGAGCAGGAGAAGAATATTTGGACGGCGTCACAAATCATGAAGGCCGAAATGGAGCGCTGGATGGATCGAGAGTTGAGATTGGGTCCCGAGAAGAACGCGATCCTGCCCACTGACGACAAGAATAAGATTATGATCTCGGTGAGGAAGCAGATTGAGATTCAGACGAAGATTCAGAATGCCAAGAATAAGCCGATGGGGTTGAAGCAGAAACGTAAAAGTCGAGAATCCGCGGAGCGGGATGATGAGGACTATTGCCCGTCCAGCTCGACTGCCTACAAGAAGAAGTATACGAAAAAGGCTAAGAAGGACAATGATGATGCTCCGAAGGTGAAGAAGGCGAAGAAAGAGGAAGTTCCCGAGGAGAAGGTTCCGGTTCCTGAAGCAGCAGGTCCTTCCGAAGTTACAGCTCCATTGACCATCAAGATTGGAATGGGACCGACTGAAGATCAGAAGGGCGTTGTCCAGATATTCAATAATCAATGCACGTCGTCTGGAAGAAAAGTAAAGTTGAATCAGAACGTGGCCGACTATTGTGGATCCCATCTCGAAGCACGCGTCGAAGAGATTCCGGAAAAGGCGACGAAAAGCTTCCGCGAGCTTGACAACGAACTGGAGCGCTGTGAAGCTGTTCATTCCGGAGAGAAAATCAAGAAGGTTAAAGAGCCAAAGCCACCGAAGCAAccaaaagagaaaaaggagaaaccACCAC caaagaaaaaggaaatgagTTCCAGAGATCGCCTCATGAAGAAGCTCAAAATGTGA
- the jmjd-1.2 gene encoding Lysine-specific demethylase 7 homolog (Confirmed by transcript evidence), with product MDGNDINIQKNEFSRDQSALLMMDQHSDHKNHESAIGEPGMSYTASQPALSSTEHQTPLVSEASVAAPQNHLNGNSHESVSEMDRARAYNKMGAPKDPRRKQHNPKSEPKIEPHVTDSSDNQAAMSNKMEAEAPKMESNQNYVSNGSEPPFRFVSISNFDEMKTKKKEVQEELKLEVDSDSEEDDVPEQKTPKESDRCGGCGKFTHEDDLIALEEEKKKEKEKPLMSKKKSHHHKKNDFQWIGCDSCQTWYHFLCSGLEQFEYYLYEKFFCPKCVPHTGHSIRYKVVAPHRYRWYSPNEKHLGIEVGSKTWIEDFITRENTVPSPTDDEVCIVEDGYEFRREFEKLGGADNWGKVFMVKDMDGLNMTMPKPGFDLEDVVKIMGSDYEVDTIDVYNQSTYSMKLDTFRKLFRDTKNRPLLYNFLSLEFSDNNEMKEIAKPPRFVQEISMVNRLWPDVSGAEYIKLLQREEYLPEDQRPKVEQFCLAGMAGSYTDFHVDFGGSSVYYHILKGEKIFYIAAPTEQNFAAYQAHETSPDTTTWFGDIANGAVKRVVIKEGQTLLIPAGWIHAVLTPVDSLVFGGNFLHLGNLEMQMRVYHLENAIRKEIRSEEKFYFPNFELLHWMYMRNVLLEKITEANQEGSDMREQEKNIWTASQIMKAEMERWMDRELRLGPEKNAILPTDDKNKIMISVRKQIEIQTKIQNAKNKPMGLKQKRKSRESAERDDEDYCPSSSTAYKKKYTKKAKKDNDDAPKVKKAKKEEVPEEKVPVPEAAGPSEVTAPLTIKIGMGPTEDQKGVVQIFNNQCTSSGRKVKLNQNVADYCGSHLEARVEEIPEKATKSFRELDNELERCEAVHSGEKIKKVKEPKPPKQPKEKKEKPPPKKKEMSSRDRLMKKLKM from the exons ATGGATGGTAATGAtataaatatacaaaaaaacgagttttctCGAGACCAATCAGCACTTCTAATGATGGATCAGCATTCCGACCATAAGAATCACGAATCGGCAATCGGCGAGCCAGGAATGTCATACACAGCCTCTCAACCGGCTCTTTCCTCTACTGAGCATCAAACGCCATTAGTTTCT GAAGCAAGCGTCGCAGCTCCTCAAAATCATTTGAATGGCAATTCCCATGAATCGGTTTCCGAAATGGATAGA GCGAGAGCTTACAACAAGATGGGCGCTCCAAAAGATCCGAGGAGAAAGCAGCACAATCCGAAGAGCGAGCCTAAAATCGAGCCACATGTGACAGATTCATCGGATAATCAGGCTGCAATGAGCAACAAGATGGAAGCGGAAGCGCCGAAGATGGAGTCAAATCAGAACTACGTCAGCAACGGATCTGAG CCTCCATTCCGTTTCGtttcaatttcgaatttcgacgaaatgaaaacaaaaaagaaagaagttcAAGAAGAATTGAAGCTTGAGGTGGACTCGGACAGTGAAGAAGATGATGTCCCAGAGCAGAAAACTCCAAAGGAATCGGATCGATGTGGAGGATGCGGAAAATTTACTCATGAAGATGATCTAATTGCTCTTgaagaggaaaagaagaaggaaaaggaaaagcCACTGATGAGCAAGAAGAAATCTCACCATCACAAGAAAAATGACTTCCAATGGATTGGCTGTGACTCTTGCCAAACCTGGTACCATTTTCTGTGCTCAGGCCTCGAGCAATTTGAGTATTACCTGTATGAGAAATTTTTCTGCCCCAAATGCGTTCCACATACCGGACATAGCATTC gaTACAAAGTCGTCGCCCCACATCGTTATCGCTGGTACAGTCCGAACGAGAAGCATCTCGGAATTGAAGTTGGCTCAAAAACTTGGATTGAGGATTTCATCACCAGAGAAAATACTGTTCCCTCACC AACCGACGATGAGGTTTGCATTGTCGAAGATGGCTACGAATTCCGCAGAGAATTCGAAAAACTCGGAGGAGCTGACAACTGGGGAAAAGTTTTTATGGTCAAAGACATGGACGGCCTCAATATGACAATGCCGAAGCCTGGATTCGATTTGGAGGATGTTGTGAAAATTATGGGATCGGATTATGAAGTGGACACGATCGATGTCTATAATCAGAGCACCTATTCGATGAAGCTTGATAcgttcagaaaactttttcgcGACACTAAAAACAGACCACTCTTGTACAATTTTCTGTCCCTTGAATTCTCGGACAATAATGA GATGAAAGAAATCGCTAAGCCGCCAAGATTTGTCCAGGAAATCTCAATGGTCAACCGCCTGTGGCCTGATGTCAGTGGAGCGGAGTACATTAAACTCCTCCAGAGAGAAGAATATCTTCCAGAAGATCAGCGACCAAAAGTGGAACAGTTTTGTCTCGCAGGAATGGCTGGATCTTATACGGATTTCCACGTGGACTTTGGTGGTAGTAGCGTCTACTATCACATTTTGAAG GGCGAGAAAATCTTCTACATCGCCGCGCCAACGGAGCAGAACTTTGCAGCTTATCAAGCACACGAGACATCTCCGGACACCACTACATGGTTCGGTGACATTGCCAACGGAGCTGTTAAGCGAGTTGTGATCAAGGAAGGTCAGACACTGCTCATCCCGGCTGGTTGGATTCACGCGGTTCTCACTCCAGTCGATTCGCTCGTTTTTGGAGGAAACTTCTTGCATTTGGGAAATCTTGAGATGCAAATGCGCGTGTACCATCTCGAAAACGCGATTCGTAAGGAAATTAGAAGCGAGGAGAAGTTCTACTTTCCGAATTTCGAACTTCTTCATTGGATGTACATGCGAAACGTCTTGCTTGAGAAGATTACAG AAGCCAATCAGGAAGGTTCTGACATGCGTGAGCAGGAGAAGAATATTTGGACGGCGTCACAAATCATGAAGGCCGAAATGGAGCGCTGGATGGATCGAGAGTTGAGATTGGGTCCCGAGAAGAACGCGATCCTGCCCACTGACGACAAGAATAAGATTATGATCTCGGTGAGGAAGCAGATTGAGATTCAGACGAAGATTCAGAATGCCAAGAATAAGCCGATGGGGTTGAAGCAGAAACGTAAAAGTCGAGAATCCGCGGAGCGGGATGATGAGGACTATTGCCCGTCCAGCTCGACTGCCTACAAGAAGAAGTATACGAAAAAGGCTAAGAAGGACAATGATGATGCTCCGAAGGTGAAGAAGGCGAAGAAAGAGGAAGTTCCCGAGGAGAAGGTTCCGGTTCCTGAAGCAGCAGGTCCTTCCGAAGTTACAGCTCCATTGACCATCAAGATTGGAATGGGACCGACTGAAGATCAGAAGGGCGTTGTCCAGATATTCAATAATCAATGCACGTCGTCTGGAAGAAAAGTAAAGTTGAATCAGAACGTGGCCGACTATTGTGGATCCCATCTCGAAGCACGCGTCGAAGAGATTCCGGAAAAGGCGACGAAAAGCTTCCGCGAGCTTGACAACGAACTGGAGCGCTGTGAAGCTGTTCATTCCGGAGAGAAAATCAAGAAGGTTAAAGAGCCAAAGCCACCGAAGCAAccaaaagagaaaaaggagaaaccACCAC caaagaaaaaggaaatgagTTCCAGAGATCGCCTCATGAAGAAGCTCAAAATGTGA
- the jmjd-1.2 gene encoding JmjC domain-containing protein (Confirmed by transcript evidence): MDGNDINIQKNEFSRDQSALLMMDQHSDHKNHESAIGEPGMSYTASQPALSSTEHQTPLVSEASVAAPQNHLNGNSHESVSEMDRNSVDFAIESVLMKVSVTSDFTELPPFLNVIFQARAYNKMGAPKDPRRKQHNPKSEPKIEPHVTDSSDNQAAMSNKMEAEAPKMESNQNYVSNGSEPPFRFVSISNFDEMKTKKKEVQEELKLEVDSDSEEDDVPEQKTPKESDRCGGCGKFTHEDDLIALEEEKKKEKEKPLMSKKKSHHHKKNDFQWIGCDSCQTWYHFLCSGLEQFEYYLYEKFFCPKCVPHTGHSIRYKVVAPHRYRWYSPNEKHLGIEVGSKTWIEDFITRENTVPSPTDDEVCIVEDGYEFRREFEKLGGADNWGKVFMVKDMDGLNMTMPKPGFDLEDVVKIMGSDYEVDTIDVYNQSTYSMKLDTFRKLFRDTKNRPLLYNFLSLEFSDNNEMKEIAKPPRFVQEISMVNRLWPDVSGAEYIKLLQREEYLPEDQRPKVEQFCLAGMAGSYTDFHVDFGGSSVYYHILKGEKIFYIAAPTEQNFAAYQAHETSPDTTTWFGDIANGAVKRVVIKEGQTLLIPAGWIHAVLTPVDSLVFGGNFLHLGNLEMQMRVYHLENAIRKEIRSEEKFYFPNFELLHWMYMRNVLLEKITEANQEGSDMREQEKNIWTASQIMKAEMERWMDRELRLGPEKNAILPTDDKNKIMISVRKQIEIQTKIQNAKNKPMGLKQKRKSRESAERDDEDYCPSSSTAYKKKYTKKAKKDNDDAPKVKKAKKEEVPEEKVPVPEAAGPSEVTAPLTIKIGMGPTEDQKGVVQIFNNQCTSSGRKVKLNQNVADYCGSHLEARVEEIPEKATKSFRELDNELERCEAVHSGEKIKKVKEPKPPKQPKEKKEKPPPKKKEMSSRDRLMKKLKM; the protein is encoded by the exons ATGGATGGTAATGAtataaatatacaaaaaaacgagttttctCGAGACCAATCAGCACTTCTAATGATGGATCAGCATTCCGACCATAAGAATCACGAATCGGCAATCGGCGAGCCAGGAATGTCATACACAGCCTCTCAACCGGCTCTTTCCTCTACTGAGCATCAAACGCCATTAGTTTCT GAAGCAAGCGTCGCAGCTCCTCAAAATCATTTGAATGGCAATTCCCATGAATCGGTTTCCGAAATGGATAGA AATTCGGTTGATTTTGCGATAGAATCAGTGCTCATGAAAGTGAGTGTAACCTCCGATTTCACTGAACTTCCTCCATTTCTCAACGTAATTTTCCAGGCGAGAGCTTACAACAAGATGGGCGCTCCAAAAGATCCGAGGAGAAAGCAGCACAATCCGAAGAGCGAGCCTAAAATCGAGCCACATGTGACAGATTCATCGGATAATCAGGCTGCAATGAGCAACAAGATGGAAGCGGAAGCGCCGAAGATGGAGTCAAATCAGAACTACGTCAGCAACGGATCTGAG CCTCCATTCCGTTTCGtttcaatttcgaatttcgacgaaatgaaaacaaaaaagaaagaagttcAAGAAGAATTGAAGCTTGAGGTGGACTCGGACAGTGAAGAAGATGATGTCCCAGAGCAGAAAACTCCAAAGGAATCGGATCGATGTGGAGGATGCGGAAAATTTACTCATGAAGATGATCTAATTGCTCTTgaagaggaaaagaagaaggaaaaggaaaagcCACTGATGAGCAAGAAGAAATCTCACCATCACAAGAAAAATGACTTCCAATGGATTGGCTGTGACTCTTGCCAAACCTGGTACCATTTTCTGTGCTCAGGCCTCGAGCAATTTGAGTATTACCTGTATGAGAAATTTTTCTGCCCCAAATGCGTTCCACATACCGGACATAGCATTC gaTACAAAGTCGTCGCCCCACATCGTTATCGCTGGTACAGTCCGAACGAGAAGCATCTCGGAATTGAAGTTGGCTCAAAAACTTGGATTGAGGATTTCATCACCAGAGAAAATACTGTTCCCTCACC AACCGACGATGAGGTTTGCATTGTCGAAGATGGCTACGAATTCCGCAGAGAATTCGAAAAACTCGGAGGAGCTGACAACTGGGGAAAAGTTTTTATGGTCAAAGACATGGACGGCCTCAATATGACAATGCCGAAGCCTGGATTCGATTTGGAGGATGTTGTGAAAATTATGGGATCGGATTATGAAGTGGACACGATCGATGTCTATAATCAGAGCACCTATTCGATGAAGCTTGATAcgttcagaaaactttttcgcGACACTAAAAACAGACCACTCTTGTACAATTTTCTGTCCCTTGAATTCTCGGACAATAATGA GATGAAAGAAATCGCTAAGCCGCCAAGATTTGTCCAGGAAATCTCAATGGTCAACCGCCTGTGGCCTGATGTCAGTGGAGCGGAGTACATTAAACTCCTCCAGAGAGAAGAATATCTTCCAGAAGATCAGCGACCAAAAGTGGAACAGTTTTGTCTCGCAGGAATGGCTGGATCTTATACGGATTTCCACGTGGACTTTGGTGGTAGTAGCGTCTACTATCACATTTTGAAG GGCGAGAAAATCTTCTACATCGCCGCGCCAACGGAGCAGAACTTTGCAGCTTATCAAGCACACGAGACATCTCCGGACACCACTACATGGTTCGGTGACATTGCCAACGGAGCTGTTAAGCGAGTTGTGATCAAGGAAGGTCAGACACTGCTCATCCCGGCTGGTTGGATTCACGCGGTTCTCACTCCAGTCGATTCGCTCGTTTTTGGAGGAAACTTCTTGCATTTGGGAAATCTTGAGATGCAAATGCGCGTGTACCATCTCGAAAACGCGATTCGTAAGGAAATTAGAAGCGAGGAGAAGTTCTACTTTCCGAATTTCGAACTTCTTCATTGGATGTACATGCGAAACGTCTTGCTTGAGAAGATTACAG AAGCCAATCAGGAAGGTTCTGACATGCGTGAGCAGGAGAAGAATATTTGGACGGCGTCACAAATCATGAAGGCCGAAATGGAGCGCTGGATGGATCGAGAGTTGAGATTGGGTCCCGAGAAGAACGCGATCCTGCCCACTGACGACAAGAATAAGATTATGATCTCGGTGAGGAAGCAGATTGAGATTCAGACGAAGATTCAGAATGCCAAGAATAAGCCGATGGGGTTGAAGCAGAAACGTAAAAGTCGAGAATCCGCGGAGCGGGATGATGAGGACTATTGCCCGTCCAGCTCGACTGCCTACAAGAAGAAGTATACGAAAAAGGCTAAGAAGGACAATGATGATGCTCCGAAGGTGAAGAAGGCGAAGAAAGAGGAAGTTCCCGAGGAGAAGGTTCCGGTTCCTGAAGCAGCAGGTCCTTCCGAAGTTACAGCTCCATTGACCATCAAGATTGGAATGGGACCGACTGAAGATCAGAAGGGCGTTGTCCAGATATTCAATAATCAATGCACGTCGTCTGGAAGAAAAGTAAAGTTGAATCAGAACGTGGCCGACTATTGTGGATCCCATCTCGAAGCACGCGTCGAAGAGATTCCGGAAAAGGCGACGAAAAGCTTCCGCGAGCTTGACAACGAACTGGAGCGCTGTGAAGCTGTTCATTCCGGAGAGAAAATCAAGAAGGTTAAAGAGCCAAAGCCACCGAAGCAAccaaaagagaaaaaggagaaaccACCAC caaagaaaaaggaaatgagTTCCAGAGATCGCCTCATGAAGAAGCTCAAAATGTGA
- the F29B9.1 gene encoding Protein-lysine N-methyltransferase CELE_F29B9.1 (Confirmed by transcript evidence): MSDMSEQSVEIASSQLGTKDFWDQRYELELKNFKQHGDEGEVWFGTSSETRIVKYLIDSKTGKDAKILDLGCGNGSVLRKLRSKGFQSLKGVDYCQKAVDLSAAASKAEREEEEDEELVDIEFEQLDITTPPADFFSSKFDVILDKGTWDAMSLSDEREARLKAYLGFLDNGLSAGGRFVIFSCNFTFDEMCSQFGGGGGSTSLEIVCEVPASHSFSFGGKQGVTSTGAVFRKKTL; encoded by the exons ATGAGCGACATGAGCGAACAAAGTGTTGAAATTGCTTCTTCACAACTTGGAACCAAGGATTT ctgGGATCAACGATACGAGTTggaacttaaaaatttcaagcaaCACGGAGATGAGGGAGAGGTGTGGTTCGGAACATCGTCTGAAACACGAATCGTAAAATATTTAATCGATTCGAAAACCGGCAAAGATGCAAAGATTCTTGATTTGGGATGTGGAAATGGATCGGTTTTGAGGAAATTG agatcgaAAGGATTCCAGAGTCTGAAAGGTGTTGATTATTGTCAAAAAGCTGTTGATCTTTCTGCAGCCGCTTCGAAAGCTGAGcgagaagaggaagaagacgaagaattAGTAGATATTGAATTTGAg CAATTGGACATAACCACACCGCCAGCCGACTTTTTCTCCTCGAAATTCGATGTAATTCTCGATAAAGGCACATGGGACGCGATGAGCCTATCCGATGAACGAGAAGCTCGTCTGAAAGCCTACTTGGGTTTTCTTGATAATGGTCTGAGCGCTGGCGGTCGATTTGTGATATTCTCGTGTAATTTCACTTT CGACGAGATGTGCTCGCAATTCGGTGGCGGCGGCGGCTCAACAAGTCTAGAGATCGTGTGTGAAGTACCAGCAAGTCACAGCTTCTCGTTTGGCGGAAAACAAGGTGTCACTTCAACGGGTGCCGTCTTCCGGAAGAAGACTCTATAA
- the F29B9.12 gene encoding uncharacterized protein (Confirmed by transcript evidence), which yields MKPHLCDQPMNLTRRACCQLVLFLNDTERVPPCSTSMLPSTTSHKPPIYLVEPVEESEDHLTFFVGIFMLMVIALAFSIGLSKMTKPKVSISRYNTSNSSYDILMWLSSNPTNRSSMLLLLRSMCRTPTTPDSSVSVVSSNIPLLPSYQCASQSTTANTPPPPYSATSHLVA from the exons ATGAAGCCTCATTTATGTGATCAACCAATGAATCTTACTCGGCGAGCATGCTGTCAACttgtactatttttgaatgataCTGAACGG GTGCCGCCTTGCTCCACATCAATGCTCCCATCAACTACGAGTCAT aaaccaCCGATATATTTAGTGGAACCTGTTGAAGAATCCGAGGAtcatttgacatttttcgttGGCATTTTTATGCTTATGGTTATTGCATTAGCATTCTCAATTGGGTTGAGCAAAATGACAAAGCCAaa agtatCAATAAGTCGATATAATACTTCAAACTCTTCGTATGACATATTAATGTGGCTTTCGAGTAATCCAACAAATAG ATCCTCCATGCTCCTTCTGCTCCGATCCATGTGCCGAACTCCAACGACACCGGACAGCAGTGTCTCAGTGGTATCCTCAAATATCCC ACTGCTCCCATCTTACCAATGTGCCAGTCAATCCACCACAGCCAACACACCACCTCCTCCCTATTCAGCCACGTCACATCTGGTCGCTTGA